The Desulfomicrobium escambiense DSM 10707 genome has a window encoding:
- a CDS encoding tetratricopeptide repeat protein yields the protein MSDLVFVATCQDALFQETRGNLARLGYTNCARFSSGKAAAEFIKYNPSRIIIVDTEVEDLSLAEFVTALREVRTSEFLHILVIASERTEEFVLSMISAGCSGLVLRPYNLASLKNHMLQSEKLDHFQDGERETIDLADTMITQGRYEDAIGDLTMVVSHQEDLASKYFFQGCQLLVEKKWSEAILAFNQSLSRNQTFIKAYEGLARAYLGKNDTDRYRFYLQKAAEEYAKLNNFAKVKKIFVEIVKYDVNAPNPYNTLGIRLRQEKQYKEAIQAYFQAIELSPKDENIHYNMAKAYFCDNQPEKSLECIRLALSLAPEHIEALKMFRLLSGVSWDDDPKAVFNPQKGK from the coding sequence ATGTCGGATCTTGTTTTCGTGGCCACGTGCCAGGACGCCTTGTTTCAGGAAACCAGGGGCAACCTCGCCAGGCTGGGCTACACCAACTGCGCCCGATTCTCCTCGGGCAAGGCGGCCGCGGAATTCATCAAGTACAACCCGTCGCGCATCATCATTGTCGACACGGAAGTCGAGGACCTCTCCCTGGCCGAGTTCGTCACGGCCCTGCGCGAAGTCCGCACATCGGAATTCCTTCATATCCTGGTCATCGCCTCCGAGCGCACCGAGGAGTTCGTGCTGTCCATGATCTCCGCCGGCTGCTCGGGCCTGGTCCTGCGGCCCTACAATCTGGCGTCCCTCAAGAACCACATGCTGCAGTCCGAAAAGCTCGACCACTTCCAGGACGGCGAACGGGAAACCATCGATCTGGCCGACACCATGATCACCCAAGGCCGCTACGAAGACGCCATCGGCGACCTGACCATGGTCGTCAGCCACCAGGAGGACCTGGCCAGCAAGTATTTTTTCCAGGGCTGCCAGCTGCTGGTGGAGAAGAAATGGTCCGAGGCCATCCTGGCCTTCAACCAATCCCTGTCCCGCAACCAGACCTTCATCAAGGCCTACGAAGGGCTCGCGCGGGCCTACCTAGGCAAGAACGATACGGACCGCTACCGCTTCTACCTGCAAAAGGCGGCCGAAGAGTACGCGAAGCTGAACAATTTCGCCAAGGTCAAGAAGATCTTCGTCGAGATCGTCAAGTATGACGTCAACGCGCCCAACCCCTACAACACCCTGGGCATCCGCCTGCGCCAGGAAAAGCAGTACAAGGAGGCCATCCAGGCCTATTTCCAGGCCATCGAGCTGAGCCCCAAGGACGAGAACATCCACTACAACATGGCCAAAGCCTATTTCTGCGACAACCAGCCCGAAAAGTCCCTGGAATGCATCCGCCTCGCCCTGTCCCTGGCCCCGGAACACATCGAGGCCCTCAAGATGTTCCGCCTGCTGAGCGGGGTGTCGTGGGACGACGATCCCAAGGCCGTCTTCAACCCGCAGAAGGGGAAGTGA